Proteins from one Cellulosilyticum lentocellum DSM 5427 genomic window:
- a CDS encoding sulfate/molybdate ABC transporter ATP-binding protein produces the protein MSIEVALHKKLKGFELDMAFTIRGKCTGILGASGCGKSMTLKCIAGLEKPDKGVVRLGEKILFNKAQRINIPPQERKVGYLFQNYALFPHMTVEENISIGMRGSKIEIKEKIDDQIARFSLKGLEGHYPSQLSGGQQQRVALARILAYEPEVLLLDEPFSALDSFLKDALAKQLLEVLEDFKGDMIMVSHSRDELYTFCDQLIVMENGRALLEGSTKDIFCQPRKMAVAQLTGCKNISPIKRLGKHQLLAVDWNLKLTTKEEIKASAKYVGVRAHDIKLEGQVNDNYFNMEILSYLEFPFEIDYLVQEKKSRPAQPLCCKFSKAQVPNSKEINIFIPPEALILLE, from the coding sequence GTGAGTATAGAGGTCGCACTTCATAAAAAGCTAAAGGGCTTTGAACTAGATATGGCTTTTACAATAAGGGGAAAATGTACGGGAATATTAGGGGCATCTGGCTGTGGTAAAAGTATGACTTTAAAATGTATAGCTGGTTTGGAAAAGCCAGATAAAGGAGTAGTTCGATTAGGGGAGAAAATACTTTTTAATAAAGCACAAAGAATTAATATACCCCCTCAAGAAAGAAAGGTAGGATATTTATTTCAAAACTATGCATTATTTCCTCATATGACAGTTGAAGAAAATATTAGTATAGGCATGAGAGGTAGTAAGATAGAAATCAAAGAAAAGATAGATGACCAAATCGCAAGGTTCAGTTTAAAGGGGTTAGAAGGGCATTATCCCTCACAGCTTTCAGGTGGGCAACAGCAGAGAGTAGCCCTAGCTAGAATTTTAGCTTATGAGCCAGAGGTCCTCCTATTAGACGAACCTTTTTCTGCATTAGATAGCTTTTTAAAAGATGCCTTAGCGAAACAACTCCTAGAAGTCTTGGAAGATTTTAAGGGGGATATGATTATGGTATCTCATAGTAGAGATGAACTTTATACCTTTTGTGATCAGCTCATTGTCATGGAGAATGGAAGGGCCTTATTAGAAGGTAGTACAAAAGATATCTTTTGCCAGCCAAGGAAAATGGCAGTAGCACAGTTAACGGGTTGTAAAAATATTTCTCCTATAAAAAGATTAGGTAAACATCAGCTTTTGGCAGTAGATTGGAATCTTAAGCTGACCACTAAAGAAGAAATTAAAGCATCCGCTAAATATGTAGGGGTTAGAGCACATGATATTAAGCTAGAAGGTCAAGTAAACGATAACTATTTTAACATGGAAATACTGAGTTATTTAGAATTTCCCTTTGAAATAGACTATTTAGTACAGGAGAAAAAAAGTAGACCAGCACAGCCTTTATGCTGTAAGTTTTCTAAAGCGCAAGTACCAAATTCAAAAGAAATAAATATTTTTATTCCGCCTGAAGCCTTGATACTCTTAGAGTAG
- the nifH gene encoding nitrogenase iron protein: MRQVAIYGKGGIGKSTTTQNLTAGLAEMGKKVMIVGCDPKADSTRLVLGGLAQKTVLDTLREEGEDIDLDFILKEGYGGIKGVESGGPEPGVGCAGRGIITSINLLEQLGAYESDLDYVFYDVLGDVVCGGFAMPIREGKAQEIYIVCSGEMMALYAANNISKGIMKYASTGGVRLGGLICNSRKVDGEAELVQAVAKELGTQMIHFVPRDNAVQKAEINKKTVIDFSPQEPQADEYRELARKVDGNDMFVIPKPLSIDKLESILMEHGILD; encoded by the coding sequence ATGAGACAAGTAGCGATTTATGGTAAAGGCGGAATTGGTAAATCAACAACAACTCAAAATTTAACAGCAGGTTTAGCTGAGATGGGGAAGAAGGTTATGATCGTTGGATGTGACCCTAAAGCGGATTCAACAAGACTTGTACTTGGAGGTCTTGCACAGAAAACAGTACTTGATACCCTTCGTGAAGAAGGTGAAGATATTGACCTTGACTTCATTTTGAAAGAAGGCTATGGCGGCATCAAAGGTGTAGAATCAGGTGGACCAGAACCAGGTGTTGGTTGTGCAGGTCGTGGTATTATTACTTCTATTAACCTACTTGAACAGCTAGGTGCATATGAATCAGATTTAGATTATGTATTTTACGATGTATTAGGGGATGTTGTATGTGGTGGTTTTGCAATGCCTATTCGTGAAGGTAAAGCTCAAGAAATCTATATTGTATGTTCAGGTGAGATGATGGCACTCTATGCAGCTAACAATATTTCTAAAGGTATTATGAAATATGCAAGTACAGGTGGTGTAAGACTTGGTGGACTGATTTGTAATTCAAGAAAAGTAGATGGTGAAGCAGAGCTGGTGCAAGCAGTAGCTAAAGAGTTAGGAACTCAGATGATACACTTTGTACCTCGTGATAATGCAGTACAAAAAGCAGAAATCAATAAAAAAACAGTGATTGATTTTAGCCCACAGGAGCCACAAGCAGACGAATATAGAGAACTTGCAAGAAAAGTAGACGGTAATGATATGTTTGTTATTCCAAAACCATTATCAATAGATAAACTAGAATCTATTTTAATGGAGCACGGTATTTTAGATTAA
- a CDS encoding P-II family nitrogen regulator, with the protein MVLVRAIIRTHKVGEVLSELLSAGFPAVTKMDVFGRGKQKGVKVGEVYYDEIPKEMLLMVVKDEDKDDVVKMIMKYARTGEKGNFGDGRIFVSPVEEAYTISTKSSGL; encoded by the coding sequence ATGGTATTGGTTCGTGCAATTATTAGAACTCATAAAGTAGGAGAGGTCTTATCTGAACTTCTTTCAGCGGGTTTTCCTGCAGTTACCAAGATGGATGTATTTGGGCGTGGTAAACAGAAAGGTGTTAAGGTAGGAGAGGTTTACTATGATGAGATTCCAAAAGAGATGCTTTTAATGGTTGTCAAAGATGAAGATAAAGATGATGTGGTTAAAATGATTATGAAATATGCAAGAACAGGTGAAAAAGGTAACTTTGGTGATGGACGTATTTTCGTAAGTCCAGTAGAAGAAGCTTACACCATCAGTACGAAATCATCAGGTTTATAG
- a CDS encoding P-II family nitrogen regulator, translating to MKEIMAIVRQNKVNATKNALAEAGFPAFTCRKVMGRGKKPIDPSVVKTILEAEAMPVSPVGEYITEASRLIPKRCFVLVVPDEEVKRLVEVIMEVNSTENPGDGKIFVLPIMESYRVRDGKNVDDIDSSY from the coding sequence ATGAAAGAAATCATGGCAATTGTAAGACAGAATAAGGTTAATGCTACAAAAAATGCATTAGCTGAAGCTGGTTTTCCTGCATTCACCTGTAGAAAAGTGATGGGTCGAGGCAAAAAGCCTATAGACCCATCCGTAGTAAAGACTATTCTAGAAGCAGAAGCTATGCCTGTTTCACCAGTAGGTGAGTATATTACAGAAGCTTCAAGGCTTATTCCTAAAAGGTGCTTTGTGTTAGTAGTACCTGATGAAGAGGTCAAACGCCTTGTAGAAGTCATTATGGAAGTGAATAGTACAGAGAATCCGGGAGATGGCAAAATATTTGTATTACCTATTATGGAATCATATCGTGTAAGAGATGGAAAAAACGTAGACGATATAGATTCTTCCTATTAG
- a CDS encoding nitrogenase component I subunit alpha encodes MASDLREKVLEKYSARVYKNRKEHVIAIGEGNPDTITANTRAIPGIITQRGCCYAGCKGVVLGPIKDAAIIVHGPIGCAFYAWGTRRHKAFADEKDGEKADCYLEYCFSTDMQEPDIVFGGEKKLKQAITEVIDIFHPAIVLICSTCPVGLIGDDIHAVAKWTEAEFGTKAIAFSCEGYKGVSQSAGHHIANNQLIRYIIGTGDKEPKTQYSVNLLGEYNIGGDGWEVERLLKRCGIEVVSVFTGGGSYRDLKNSHLAHLNLVQCHRSINYVAEMMQDKYGIDWLKVNFVGIESSAKSLRDIGEYFGDEELKARIEEVIADEIAAITDELDYYKSKLKGKSAALYVGGSRSHHYQLLLKDFGVRTVLAGYEFAHRDDYEGREVIPDIKPDADSKNIESIEVEPDPKYYKVLLTQEQKEKLLEKGVALNYYEGMFKGMEEGAIITDDLNHFETEEFLKVLKPDVFFSGIKDKFVTQKNGMLSRQLHSYDYSGPYAGFRGAITFGHDLVMGLYTPAWSYIRAPWQKVPSIQGTLGGEA; translated from the coding sequence ATGGCTTCAGATTTAAGAGAAAAAGTATTAGAGAAGTATAGTGCGAGAGTTTATAAAAATAGAAAAGAGCATGTTATTGCCATTGGTGAAGGAAATCCAGATACCATAACGGCTAATACAAGAGCCATACCTGGTATCATCACCCAAAGAGGTTGTTGCTATGCAGGATGTAAAGGTGTTGTACTGGGGCCTATTAAAGATGCAGCTATCATTGTGCATGGACCTATTGGATGTGCTTTCTATGCTTGGGGAACGAGAAGACATAAAGCTTTTGCAGATGAAAAAGATGGAGAGAAAGCAGATTGCTATTTAGAATACTGCTTTTCAACAGATATGCAAGAGCCAGACATTGTATTTGGTGGAGAGAAAAAGTTAAAACAAGCGATTACAGAAGTAATTGATATTTTTCATCCTGCTATCGTGCTGATTTGTTCTACTTGTCCAGTTGGGCTGATTGGAGATGATATTCACGCAGTAGCAAAGTGGACTGAAGCTGAATTTGGAACCAAAGCCATTGCTTTTAGCTGTGAAGGCTACAAGGGTGTAAGCCAATCAGCAGGTCATCACATTGCTAACAATCAATTGATTCGTTATATCATAGGCACAGGAGATAAAGAACCAAAGACTCAATACAGTGTGAATTTATTAGGTGAATATAACATCGGTGGTGATGGCTGGGAAGTTGAGAGACTTTTAAAACGCTGTGGTATAGAAGTTGTTTCTGTATTTACAGGTGGTGGTAGCTATCGAGATCTTAAAAATTCCCACTTAGCTCACTTAAATCTTGTTCAGTGCCATCGTTCCATTAACTATGTAGCTGAGATGATGCAGGATAAATATGGTATTGATTGGCTGAAAGTTAATTTTGTAGGTATTGAATCAAGTGCTAAATCCCTTAGAGACATAGGAGAATATTTTGGGGATGAAGAGCTAAAAGCTAGAATCGAAGAAGTGATAGCAGATGAGATAGCCGCCATTACTGATGAGTTAGATTACTACAAAAGCAAGCTAAAAGGTAAATCGGCAGCTCTTTATGTAGGAGGTTCCAGATCCCATCATTATCAACTTTTATTAAAAGATTTCGGTGTACGTACAGTATTAGCTGGTTATGAATTTGCTCATAGAGATGATTATGAGGGAAGAGAAGTTATTCCTGATATTAAGCCAGATGCAGATAGTAAGAATATTGAAAGTATTGAAGTAGAGCCAGATCCCAAATATTACAAAGTACTTTTAACACAGGAGCAAAAAGAAAAACTCCTTGAAAAAGGTGTAGCGCTTAACTATTACGAAGGTATGTTTAAGGGCATGGAAGAAGGCGCTATTATCACTGATGACTTAAATCATTTTGAAACAGAAGAATTTTTAAAGGTATTAAAACCAGATGTCTTTTTCTCAGGTATTAAAGATAAATTTGTGACTCAGAAAAATGGGATGCTCTCAAGGCAACTACATTCTTATGATTATAGTGGGCCTTATGCAGGCTTTAGAGGAGCTATAACATTTGGTCATGACCTTGTCATGGGACTTTATACACCAGCTTGGAGTTATATTAGAGCGCCATGGCAAAAGGTTCCTAGTATTCAAGGTACATTAGGAGGTGAAGCATAA
- a CDS encoding nitrogenase component 1 translates to MLNYTPKEICDRKALRINPAKTCQPVGALYAALGVHGCLPHSHGSQGCVAFHRMYLTRHFKDPVMASSSSFTEGASVFGGGSNLKTATKNIFDLYDPEIIAVHTTCLSETIGDDLNALITDMSIPEGKYVVHCNTPSYKGSHVTGFTNMVTGFINYLATKTGTSNEKVCLMPGFVNPGDMREYKKLLNAMKVPFIMLPDTTGVLDGPMTGKYEMFPKGGTLINDIKALGDCKETIALGVQTSEASAEALKKKCSVPFKSLPLPMGVEATDEFMLALQAFSKEDVPANIEEERGQLVDMMIDIHPYTYGKKVAIYGDPDTVLGIAAFALELGMIPKYMLTGTPGNQFESAGKALLDKFGVEGCSVKADGDLFLLHQWIKNEKVDLLIGGTHGKTIARAEDIPLVRMGFPIIDRYIHSYMPLVGYKGAMRMAELIANALMDYQDSHCEEKDLEVVM, encoded by the coding sequence ATGCTTAATTATACACCAAAAGAAATATGTGATAGAAAAGCACTTCGTATTAACCCAGCTAAAACCTGTCAGCCAGTAGGTGCATTATATGCAGCTTTAGGTGTGCATGGTTGTTTACCTCATAGTCATGGTTCTCAAGGCTGTGTTGCTTTTCACAGAATGTATTTAACAAGACATTTTAAAGACCCGGTTATGGCGTCATCTAGTTCCTTCACAGAAGGCGCTTCTGTATTTGGTGGTGGTAGCAATTTAAAAACAGCTACTAAGAATATTTTTGATTTATATGATCCAGAAATCATTGCTGTTCATACGACTTGCTTATCAGAAACTATTGGTGATGACCTTAATGCTTTGATTACAGATATGAGTATTCCAGAAGGCAAATATGTGGTTCACTGTAATACACCAAGCTATAAAGGTTCTCATGTCACTGGTTTCACTAACATGGTAACAGGATTTATTAACTACTTAGCCACTAAAACAGGGACCTCTAATGAAAAAGTATGTTTGATGCCAGGCTTTGTAAATCCAGGAGATATGAGAGAGTATAAAAAGCTGTTAAATGCTATGAAAGTACCTTTCATTATGCTTCCTGATACAACAGGTGTATTAGATGGACCAATGACAGGCAAATACGAGATGTTTCCGAAGGGAGGTACTTTAATTAATGATATTAAAGCCCTTGGAGATTGTAAAGAAACCATTGCATTAGGGGTGCAGACTTCAGAAGCTTCAGCAGAGGCACTTAAGAAAAAATGCAGTGTACCTTTTAAATCATTACCCCTTCCTATGGGTGTTGAAGCAACTGATGAATTCATGCTAGCACTTCAAGCATTCTCTAAAGAGGATGTACCTGCAAACATTGAAGAAGAAAGAGGTCAGCTAGTGGATATGATGATTGACATTCATCCTTATACCTATGGTAAAAAGGTAGCCATTTATGGAGATCCAGATACGGTATTAGGCATAGCAGCCTTCGCTCTTGAATTAGGTATGATTCCTAAATATATGCTAACAGGTACACCAGGTAACCAATTTGAAAGTGCAGGAAAAGCGCTACTAGATAAATTCGGTGTGGAAGGTTGCAGCGTCAAGGCAGATGGAGACTTGTTTTTATTACATCAATGGATTAAAAATGAAAAGGTTGATTTACTCATTGGTGGTACTCATGGCAAAACCATTGCTAGAGCAGAAGATATACCACTCGTAAGAATGGGCTTCCCTATCATTGACCGATATATTCATTCTTATATGCCGTTAGTAGGTTATAAAGGAGCCATGAGAATGGCAGAGCTTATAGCTAATGCACTCATGGATTATCAAGATAGCCACTGTGAAGAAAAAGACTTAGAAGTTGTTATGTAG
- the nifE gene encoding nitrogenase iron-molybdenum cofactor biosynthesis protein NifE — MEKTTLEKGILEERKDSIRLMESTCSGQGIKCDTDSVSGSVSQRACVYCGARVVLNPITDAFHIVHGPIGCASYTWDIRGSLSSGDDLYRNSFSTDLRETDVIFGGEKKLIAAIEEVALKYHPKVIFIYATCIVGVIGDDVDAVCRTMSSKYGIPVIPVKSPGFSGNKSTGYRMACNAIMEVIKPYKDREKVKGINILGDFNLAGEMWIIKDYLKQIGIEVIAGLTGDSDYESLIKAPGAALNVVQCAGSSTYLAKRMEEEMGIPFIKVSFFGIEDTTSSLIRIAEALGDMEAREKAIELTKRKTAELKAFVNKYKNNLNGKKAAIYVGGGFKAISLIRQFETLGIKTVVVGTQTGKKEDYEIIASLVDSDTVILDDANPAELETFLKEKGADILVGGVKERPLAYKLGIAFCDHNHERKHPLAGFEGVVNFTKEINSSINHPIWDYLKLEEG, encoded by the coding sequence ATGGAGAAAACAACTTTGGAAAAAGGCATTTTAGAAGAAAGAAAAGACTCTATACGGTTAATGGAATCTACTTGTAGTGGGCAGGGCATTAAGTGTGACACGGACAGTGTTTCTGGATCTGTTAGTCAAAGAGCTTGTGTCTATTGTGGTGCGCGGGTTGTACTTAATCCAATAACGGATGCTTTTCATATTGTACACGGACCTATTGGGTGTGCTAGCTATACATGGGATATTAGAGGAAGCTTAAGTAGTGGAGATGATTTATATCGCAATAGTTTTTCTACAGATTTAAGAGAAACAGATGTTATTTTTGGAGGAGAGAAGAAGTTAATTGCAGCTATTGAAGAAGTGGCTCTTAAGTATCATCCTAAAGTGATATTTATCTATGCTACTTGCATCGTAGGTGTTATAGGTGACGATGTAGATGCAGTTTGCAGAACCATGTCTAGTAAATATGGGATTCCAGTTATTCCAGTTAAATCCCCAGGCTTTTCGGGGAATAAATCGACAGGATATCGTATGGCCTGTAATGCGATTATGGAGGTTATAAAACCTTATAAGGATAGAGAAAAGGTAAAAGGAATTAATATATTAGGTGATTTTAATCTAGCAGGGGAAATGTGGATTATTAAAGATTATCTAAAACAAATCGGTATAGAAGTTATAGCAGGCTTAACAGGAGATTCAGATTATGAAAGCTTAATTAAAGCACCTGGTGCTGCTTTAAATGTAGTGCAATGTGCAGGATCTAGTACCTATTTGGCTAAAAGAATGGAAGAAGAGATGGGAATACCTTTTATAAAGGTTAGTTTCTTTGGAATAGAGGATACTACCAGCTCTCTTATTAGAATAGCAGAGGCTCTAGGAGATATGGAAGCTAGAGAAAAGGCTATAGAGTTAACAAAGCGAAAAACAGCGGAGCTAAAAGCCTTCGTGAATAAATATAAAAATAATTTAAATGGGAAAAAAGCAGCCATTTATGTAGGAGGAGGCTTTAAAGCCATTTCTCTTATTAGACAGTTTGAAACCTTAGGGATTAAAACGGTAGTGGTTGGTACGCAAACAGGTAAAAAGGAAGATTATGAGATTATAGCCAGCTTAGTAGATTCAGATACTGTTATTTTAGATGATGCCAATCCAGCAGAACTAGAAACCTTTTTAAAGGAAAAAGGAGCAGATATTTTAGTAGGGGGTGTGAAAGAAAGGCCACTTGCGTATAAACTAGGCATTGCCTTTTGTGATCATAACCATGAAAGAAAGCATCCCTTAGCAGGCTTTGAAGGCGTTGTTAATTTTACAAAAGAAATTAATTCAAGTATCAATCACCCAATATGGGATTATTTAAAACTAGAGGAGGGATGA
- the nifB gene encoding nitrogenase cofactor biosynthesis protein NifB, whose amino-acid sequence MKTKVEPLVHLNTNPCKMCMPMGAVTAFYGFQKCITILHGSQGCSTYIRRHMATHYNEPVDVASSSLTEHGTVYGGEENLLKGLKNVIDLYEPEVIGVATTCLAETIGEDIKRIVEKFYECYPEYQNITILPVHSSGYSGTEFNGYFNTLTQIVAQVKMSMKKHEKVNVVTGMISPADTRYLKKIFALFNIEAILLSDLSSNLDAGFSKAYNRLPSGGTSIEEIKKMAGSRMTIEFCSVPLALSPGKYLEEHYGVPCKVLNLPMGLRDTDTFYKVLSEVSCNPIPKELVEMRSRYLDAMIDSHKYNSGGRAVIYGDPDFILGTVRLSAENGIMPIVVATGSVCPELKSLLEKELRDVAARYFIEDFQVVDDIDFKTIEALAIQYKANLLIGNSDGRRIEEKYHIPLVRRGFPIHDRVGGQRLRTLGYEGSLTFLDELSNALLAVTETSFRENLFNAYYKEESAGKVEEIKKDKAKEKEFTQSNDMLEVKNMLSKETMLEKTKTHPCYNCGAHEHARIHLPIAPRCNIQCNYCVRKFDCPNESRPGVTTTILTPEEAFERFKVVKEKLPNLSVVGIAGPGDALANFDETKKTLQIIRDYDPDITFCLSTNGLMLPLYAQELVDLGVSHVTVTVNAVDPKIGAKVYKYVDYMGMHFIGETAAAILLTNQLNGIKLLTSKGIVCKINIVTLKGINDEHIPEVVAKMKELDCYMTNIMQLIPVKGSAFEDLPMASQVEINKIRKNCGETMKQMYHCKQCRADAIGILGEDLSIELGSCRGKCSPIKQQVQKPYRFAVASKSGMIVDQHFGHVEEFYIYDYQGEEATYIEKRKINKYCMGKDACDEKEDKITRIIDSIEDCQGVITLRIGESPKSKLKEKGIQVFSTYDRISDAIKKAVEAM is encoded by the coding sequence ATGAAGACAAAAGTAGAACCATTGGTTCATTTGAATACAAACCCGTGTAAAATGTGTATGCCTATGGGTGCTGTAACAGCTTTTTATGGGTTTCAAAAGTGTATTACGATTTTGCATGGTTCCCAAGGCTGTAGTACTTATATTAGAAGGCATATGGCGACTCATTATAATGAACCAGTAGATGTGGCTTCCTCCTCTTTAACTGAGCATGGTACAGTCTATGGAGGAGAAGAAAATCTTCTCAAAGGCTTAAAGAATGTCATTGATTTATATGAGCCAGAGGTAATAGGCGTAGCGACTACCTGCCTTGCAGAAACCATAGGAGAAGATATTAAGCGTATTGTGGAAAAATTCTATGAGTGTTATCCAGAGTATCAGAATATCACTATTTTACCGGTGCATTCCTCAGGCTACAGCGGTACAGAGTTTAATGGTTATTTTAATACCCTTACTCAAATAGTAGCTCAAGTGAAAATGTCTATGAAAAAACATGAAAAAGTCAATGTGGTTACAGGAATGATTAGTCCGGCTGATACTAGGTATTTAAAGAAGATATTTGCTTTATTTAATATAGAAGCTATTTTATTATCTGATCTATCCTCTAACTTAGATGCGGGTTTTTCAAAAGCTTATAATAGACTTCCTTCTGGTGGAACTTCTATAGAAGAAATCAAAAAAATGGCTGGTTCTAGAATGACCATAGAGTTTTGCAGTGTTCCCCTAGCTTTATCGCCCGGGAAATATTTAGAAGAGCATTATGGTGTACCTTGTAAAGTATTAAATCTGCCCATGGGGCTTAGAGATACAGATACTTTCTATAAGGTATTATCAGAAGTTTCATGTAACCCTATTCCCAAAGAGCTTGTAGAGATGAGAAGCAGATATTTAGATGCTATGATTGATAGTCATAAATATAATAGTGGCGGCAGAGCTGTTATTTATGGCGATCCAGATTTCATTCTTGGAACAGTTAGATTATCTGCAGAGAACGGCATTATGCCAATAGTAGTAGCTACAGGTAGTGTTTGTCCAGAATTAAAAAGTTTATTAGAAAAAGAATTAAGAGATGTAGCAGCACGCTATTTTATAGAAGACTTTCAAGTTGTAGATGATATTGATTTCAAAACTATTGAAGCTTTAGCCATTCAGTATAAGGCCAACTTATTAATAGGTAATTCAGATGGCAGGCGTATAGAGGAGAAATACCATATCCCACTAGTAAGAAGAGGCTTTCCTATTCATGACAGGGTAGGAGGACAGAGACTGCGTACTCTAGGCTATGAAGGTTCACTGACCTTTTTAGATGAACTTTCTAATGCACTTTTAGCTGTAACAGAAACCAGTTTTAGAGAAAATTTGTTTAATGCTTATTATAAAGAAGAAAGTGCTGGCAAAGTAGAAGAAATAAAAAAAGATAAAGCCAAAGAAAAAGAATTCACACAAAGTAATGACATGCTGGAGGTGAAGAACATGTTAAGTAAAGAAACAATGTTAGAGAAAACCAAGACACATCCTTGCTATAATTGTGGCGCTCATGAGCATGCAAGAATTCATTTACCTATAGCACCTAGGTGTAATATTCAGTGCAATTACTGTGTCAGAAAATTTGATTGCCCTAATGAAAGCAGGCCAGGTGTAACAACTACTATTCTAACGCCGGAAGAAGCATTTGAGCGTTTTAAGGTTGTCAAAGAAAAATTGCCAAATCTCAGTGTGGTAGGTATTGCAGGACCTGGAGATGCTCTAGCGAACTTTGATGAAACCAAGAAAACCTTGCAGATCATTAGAGACTATGATCCCGATATTACCTTTTGTTTATCTACCAATGGCTTAATGCTTCCACTTTATGCACAGGAATTAGTGGATTTAGGAGTCAGTCATGTCACAGTCACTGTAAATGCTGTGGATCCTAAAATAGGAGCGAAGGTTTATAAGTATGTAGATTATATGGGTATGCATTTTATTGGGGAAACAGCAGCAGCTATTCTTTTAACCAATCAGCTTAATGGTATTAAACTATTAACCAGTAAGGGTATTGTTTGTAAAATAAATATTGTTACCTTGAAAGGTATTAATGATGAGCATATTCCAGAGGTAGTAGCTAAGATGAAGGAGCTAGATTGCTACATGACTAATATTATGCAGCTTATTCCAGTTAAAGGGAGTGCTTTTGAAGATTTACCTATGGCTAGTCAAGTAGAGATTAATAAGATTAGAAAAAATTGTGGTGAAACTATGAAACAAATGTATCACTGCAAGCAATGTAGAGCAGATGCTATTGGTATTTTAGGTGAGGACTTAAGCATTGAGTTAGGTAGCTGCCGAGGTAAGTGCAGTCCTATTAAACAGCAAGTCCAAAAGCCATATCGTTTTGCAGTAGCTTCTAAGAGTGGCATGATTGTAGACCAACATTTTGGGCATGTTGAAGAATTTTACATTTACGATTACCAAGGAGAAGAAGCAACATACATAGAGAAGAGAAAAATTAATAAGTACTGTATGGGTAAAGATGCTTGTGATGAAAAAGAAGATAAGATTACAAGAATTATAGATTCTATTGAAGATTGCCAAGGCGTTATTACTTTAAGGATAGGGGAATCGCCAAAAAGTAAGCTAAAAGAAAAAGGCATTCAAGTGTTTAGTACCTATGATCGTATATCAGATGCCATTAAAAAAGCAGTTGAAGCTATGTAA
- a CDS encoding 2Fe-2S ferredoxin gives MVQPKYHVFICTSCRINGQQKGFCHSKNSIGIVERFMEEIEDRGLSGDVVINNTGCFGICDKGPIVVVYPEGAWYGNVSEEDVERIVEEHFENGTPVSELLI, from the coding sequence ATGGTTCAACCTAAATATCATGTTTTTATATGTACGAGTTGCAGGATTAATGGTCAGCAAAAAGGTTTTTGTCATTCTAAGAACTCGATTGGGATTGTAGAAAGATTTATGGAGGAGATTGAAGATAGAGGCTTATCAGGAGATGTAGTTATTAACAACACAGGATGCTTCGGCATCTGCGATAAAGGGCCTATCGTAGTAGTTTATCCAGAAGGAGCTTGGTATGGAAATGTATCCGAAGAAGATGTAGAGCGCATTGTAGAAGAACATTTTGAAAATGGCACACCTGTAAGTGAACTACTTATCTAA